One genomic region from Oncorhynchus gorbuscha isolate QuinsamMale2020 ecotype Even-year linkage group LG13, OgorEven_v1.0, whole genome shotgun sequence encodes:
- the LOC123992724 gene encoding hypermethylated in cancer 1 protein-like isoform X1 has product MGESRGGELTNGHDTRHESEISAVLGGGLTTMLHAMEVPSHARHLLLQLNTQRTKGFLCDVIIVVQNALFRAHKNILAASSLYLKSLVVHDNLINLDHEMVSPGVFRVILDYIYTGRLTEGDPSSPTEPNLGAVLAAASYLQLLDLVALCKKKLRRNEKYPLRPTPAFLRYGKMGPNSLGLGGGGRYRVSTPVIQSCYPGGVGNTHTPRAPPLEELSLHPHATHAGELYAPTSSQGPQVFPSTPSALPAQPSLRPAHSDRNCSPIYGLDLSKKSPNSQSQNTPSHPHLAHALPHNDEDREGGLSSRTSPMLGANGGAYPTEKMETADQAGSLPLHSYPHLNQPLGPHLPHLHRSSSQGPDHYPCPPSPDTPTEAGEPSREVGNIYRWVKHEPLSYTAEDEEDDEDEEEGGRNGDQDHQHHNHHHKAGEESEDRYRRAGCDGEDEKSGSGSEETGSSEGRPSPTGAMGRFHLPYEPESFGDNLYVCIPCDKGFPSSEQLNAHVETHTEEELYSGGEMGSSNSNPKNNSSNSNGNGNLGSLSYLEGKSSQSLTPGVLGEIIRPYRCNSCEKSYKDPATLRQHEKTHWLTRPYPCSICGKKFTQRGTMTRHMRSHLGLKPFACDHCGMRFTRQYRLTEHMRIHSGEKPYECQVCGGKFAQQRNLISHMKMHSSGGGGGVLTADGKLKLDFSEGIYPLSKYAAEHLGLKQEKASELLVEHAMESLFPLSKLAAEHLRLNHHDKMDVLGIQALPPPPGSLSDSHSRIIDRYSPS; this is encoded by the exons ATGGGGGAATCCCGAGGAGGAGAACTCACAAACGGCCACGACACCAGACATGAATCCGAG ATATCTGCTGTTTTAGGTGGCGGTCTGACGACGATGCTCCATGCCATGGAAGTCCCAAGTCATGCTAGGCACCTCCTCCTGCAACTCAACACCCAGCGCACCAAGGGCTTCCTGTGTGATGTCATCATCGTGGTGCAGAACGCGTTGTTCCGAGCCCACAAGAACATTCTGGCCGCCAGCAGCCTCTACCTGAAGTCCCTGGTCGTCCATGACAACCTCATCAACCTAGACCATGAGATGGTGAGTCCCGGGGTGTTCCGGGTCATTCTAGACTACATCTACACGGGCCGCCTGACCGAAGGAGACCCCAGCTCCCCAACAGAGCCCAACCTGGGGGCCGTGCTGGCTGCAGCTAGCTATCTGCAGCTACTGGACTTAGTGGCGTTGTGTAAGAAGAAGCTGAGGAGAAATGAGAAGTACCCTCTCCGCCCCACTCCTGCCTTTTTGCGCTATGGGAAGATGGGGCCCAATAGTTTGGGTTTAGGGGGAGGGGGCAGGTATCGGGTGTCCACCCCTGTTATTCAGTCCTGCTACCCAGGTGGAGTTGGGAACACCCACACGCCCCGAGCCCCACCGTTAGAGGAGCTGTCGCTGCACCCCCATGCCACACATGCAGGGGAGTTGTATGCCCCCACCTCTTCACAGGGCCCTCAGGTGTTCCCCTCCACACCCTCAGCCCTGCCTGCCCAGCCCAGCCTGCGCCCAGCTCACTCTGACAGGAACTGCTCCCCCATCTATGGCCTGGACCTCTCCAAGAAGAGTCCCAACTCCCAGTCCCAGAACACGCCCTCCCACCCCCACCTGGCTCATGCCCTGCCCCACAACGATGAGGATCGGGAGGGGGGGCTGAGCAGCCGCACTAGCCCAATGCTGGGGGCCAACGGCGGGGCCTACCCCACAGAAAAGATGGAAACAGCTGATCAggctgggtctctccctcttcacTCCTACCCCCACCTCAACCAGCCCCTCGGGCCCCACCTGCCCCACCTCCACCGCTCCAGCTCCCAAGGTCCAGACCACTACCCCTGCCCCCCCAGCCCCGACACCCCCACAGAGGCTGGAGAGCCCAGCAGGGAGGTGGGCAACATCTACCGCTGGGTGAAGCATGAGCCACTGTCATACACAGCTGAAGATGAAGAAGATGACGAAGATGAGGAGGAAGGGGGTCGAAACGGAGACCAGGACCACCAGCATCACAACCACCATCATAAGGCAGGGGAGGAAAGCGAGGATCGCTACCGTAGGGCGGGTTGTGACGGGGAGGATGAGAAGAGTGGGTCAGGCAGTGAGGAGACAGGCAGTAGTGAGGGTCGACCATCACCCACAGGGGCCATGGGAAGGTTCCACCTACCCTACGAGCCTGAGAGCTTTGGGGACAACCTGTACGTGTGCATCCCCTGTGACAAGGGCTTCCCTAGCTCTGAGCAGCTCAACGCCCATGTAGAGACCCACACAGAGGAGGAGCTGTACTCTGGAGGGGAGATGGGTAGCAGCAACAGCAACCCCAaaaacaacagcagcaacagcaacggTAATGGCAACCTGGGCAGCCTGTCCTACCTGGAGGGGAAGTCCAGCCAGAGCCTGACGCCTGGGGTCCTGGGGGAGATCATCAGACCCTATCGCTGTAACTCCTGTGAGAAGTCCTACAAGGACCCGGCCACGCTGCGCCAGCACGAGAAGACCCACTGGCTCACAAGGCCCTACCCCTGCAGCATCTGTGGCAAGAAGTTCACCCAGCGCGGCACCATGACCCGCCACATGCGCAGCCACCTGGGACTCAAGCCCTTTGCATGCGACCACTGCGGCATGCGCTTCACCCGCCAGTACCGCCTCACAGAGCACATGCGCATCCACTCCGGGGAGAAGCCCTATGAGTGTCAGGTGTGCGGGGGGAAGTTCGCCCAGCAGCGCAACCTCATCAGCCACATGAAGATGCACAGCAGTGGGGGGGGCGGAGGGGTTCTGACGGCCGACGGAAAGCTAAAGCTAGACTTTTCGGAGGGGATCTACCCCCTGAGTAAATACGCAGCAGAGCACCTGGGGCTGAAGCAGGAGAAGGCCTCAGAGCTACTGGTAGAGCATGCCATGGAGAGCCTGTTCCCGCTGTCCAAACTGGCAGCAGAACACCTGCGCCTCAACCACCATGACAAGATGGATGTCCTGGGGATCCAGGCCCTGCCCCCTCCCCCAGGGTCCCTCTCTGACTCCCACTCCCGTATCATTGACCGCTACTCCCCCAGCTAA
- the LOC123992724 gene encoding hypermethylated in cancer 1 protein-like isoform X2 yields MIIKGDLDRVAEEIGHPGGGLTTMLHAMEVPSHARHLLLQLNTQRTKGFLCDVIIVVQNALFRAHKNILAASSLYLKSLVVHDNLINLDHEMVSPGVFRVILDYIYTGRLTEGDPSSPTEPNLGAVLAAASYLQLLDLVALCKKKLRRNEKYPLRPTPAFLRYGKMGPNSLGLGGGGRYRVSTPVIQSCYPGGVGNTHTPRAPPLEELSLHPHATHAGELYAPTSSQGPQVFPSTPSALPAQPSLRPAHSDRNCSPIYGLDLSKKSPNSQSQNTPSHPHLAHALPHNDEDREGGLSSRTSPMLGANGGAYPTEKMETADQAGSLPLHSYPHLNQPLGPHLPHLHRSSSQGPDHYPCPPSPDTPTEAGEPSREVGNIYRWVKHEPLSYTAEDEEDDEDEEEGGRNGDQDHQHHNHHHKAGEESEDRYRRAGCDGEDEKSGSGSEETGSSEGRPSPTGAMGRFHLPYEPESFGDNLYVCIPCDKGFPSSEQLNAHVETHTEEELYSGGEMGSSNSNPKNNSSNSNGNGNLGSLSYLEGKSSQSLTPGVLGEIIRPYRCNSCEKSYKDPATLRQHEKTHWLTRPYPCSICGKKFTQRGTMTRHMRSHLGLKPFACDHCGMRFTRQYRLTEHMRIHSGEKPYECQVCGGKFAQQRNLISHMKMHSSGGGGGVLTADGKLKLDFSEGIYPLSKYAAEHLGLKQEKASELLVEHAMESLFPLSKLAAEHLRLNHHDKMDVLGIQALPPPPGSLSDSHSRIIDRYSPS; encoded by the exons ATGATCATTAAGGGAGACTTAGATCGGGTGGCAGAAGAGATCGGGCATCCAG GTGGCGGTCTGACGACGATGCTCCATGCCATGGAAGTCCCAAGTCATGCTAGGCACCTCCTCCTGCAACTCAACACCCAGCGCACCAAGGGCTTCCTGTGTGATGTCATCATCGTGGTGCAGAACGCGTTGTTCCGAGCCCACAAGAACATTCTGGCCGCCAGCAGCCTCTACCTGAAGTCCCTGGTCGTCCATGACAACCTCATCAACCTAGACCATGAGATGGTGAGTCCCGGGGTGTTCCGGGTCATTCTAGACTACATCTACACGGGCCGCCTGACCGAAGGAGACCCCAGCTCCCCAACAGAGCCCAACCTGGGGGCCGTGCTGGCTGCAGCTAGCTATCTGCAGCTACTGGACTTAGTGGCGTTGTGTAAGAAGAAGCTGAGGAGAAATGAGAAGTACCCTCTCCGCCCCACTCCTGCCTTTTTGCGCTATGGGAAGATGGGGCCCAATAGTTTGGGTTTAGGGGGAGGGGGCAGGTATCGGGTGTCCACCCCTGTTATTCAGTCCTGCTACCCAGGTGGAGTTGGGAACACCCACACGCCCCGAGCCCCACCGTTAGAGGAGCTGTCGCTGCACCCCCATGCCACACATGCAGGGGAGTTGTATGCCCCCACCTCTTCACAGGGCCCTCAGGTGTTCCCCTCCACACCCTCAGCCCTGCCTGCCCAGCCCAGCCTGCGCCCAGCTCACTCTGACAGGAACTGCTCCCCCATCTATGGCCTGGACCTCTCCAAGAAGAGTCCCAACTCCCAGTCCCAGAACACGCCCTCCCACCCCCACCTGGCTCATGCCCTGCCCCACAACGATGAGGATCGGGAGGGGGGGCTGAGCAGCCGCACTAGCCCAATGCTGGGGGCCAACGGCGGGGCCTACCCCACAGAAAAGATGGAAACAGCTGATCAggctgggtctctccctcttcacTCCTACCCCCACCTCAACCAGCCCCTCGGGCCCCACCTGCCCCACCTCCACCGCTCCAGCTCCCAAGGTCCAGACCACTACCCCTGCCCCCCCAGCCCCGACACCCCCACAGAGGCTGGAGAGCCCAGCAGGGAGGTGGGCAACATCTACCGCTGGGTGAAGCATGAGCCACTGTCATACACAGCTGAAGATGAAGAAGATGACGAAGATGAGGAGGAAGGGGGTCGAAACGGAGACCAGGACCACCAGCATCACAACCACCATCATAAGGCAGGGGAGGAAAGCGAGGATCGCTACCGTAGGGCGGGTTGTGACGGGGAGGATGAGAAGAGTGGGTCAGGCAGTGAGGAGACAGGCAGTAGTGAGGGTCGACCATCACCCACAGGGGCCATGGGAAGGTTCCACCTACCCTACGAGCCTGAGAGCTTTGGGGACAACCTGTACGTGTGCATCCCCTGTGACAAGGGCTTCCCTAGCTCTGAGCAGCTCAACGCCCATGTAGAGACCCACACAGAGGAGGAGCTGTACTCTGGAGGGGAGATGGGTAGCAGCAACAGCAACCCCAaaaacaacagcagcaacagcaacggTAATGGCAACCTGGGCAGCCTGTCCTACCTGGAGGGGAAGTCCAGCCAGAGCCTGACGCCTGGGGTCCTGGGGGAGATCATCAGACCCTATCGCTGTAACTCCTGTGAGAAGTCCTACAAGGACCCGGCCACGCTGCGCCAGCACGAGAAGACCCACTGGCTCACAAGGCCCTACCCCTGCAGCATCTGTGGCAAGAAGTTCACCCAGCGCGGCACCATGACCCGCCACATGCGCAGCCACCTGGGACTCAAGCCCTTTGCATGCGACCACTGCGGCATGCGCTTCACCCGCCAGTACCGCCTCACAGAGCACATGCGCATCCACTCCGGGGAGAAGCCCTATGAGTGTCAGGTGTGCGGGGGGAAGTTCGCCCAGCAGCGCAACCTCATCAGCCACATGAAGATGCACAGCAGTGGGGGGGGCGGAGGGGTTCTGACGGCCGACGGAAAGCTAAAGCTAGACTTTTCGGAGGGGATCTACCCCCTGAGTAAATACGCAGCAGAGCACCTGGGGCTGAAGCAGGAGAAGGCCTCAGAGCTACTGGTAGAGCATGCCATGGAGAGCCTGTTCCCGCTGTCCAAACTGGCAGCAGAACACCTGCGCCTCAACCACCATGACAAGATGGATGTCCTGGGGATCCAGGCCCTGCCCCCTCCCCCAGGGTCCCTCTCTGACTCCCACTCCCGTATCATTGACCGCTACTCCCCCAGCTAA
- the LOC123992724 gene encoding hypermethylated in cancer 1 protein-like isoform X3: MLHAMEVPSHARHLLLQLNTQRTKGFLCDVIIVVQNALFRAHKNILAASSLYLKSLVVHDNLINLDHEMVSPGVFRVILDYIYTGRLTEGDPSSPTEPNLGAVLAAASYLQLLDLVALCKKKLRRNEKYPLRPTPAFLRYGKMGPNSLGLGGGGRYRVSTPVIQSCYPGGVGNTHTPRAPPLEELSLHPHATHAGELYAPTSSQGPQVFPSTPSALPAQPSLRPAHSDRNCSPIYGLDLSKKSPNSQSQNTPSHPHLAHALPHNDEDREGGLSSRTSPMLGANGGAYPTEKMETADQAGSLPLHSYPHLNQPLGPHLPHLHRSSSQGPDHYPCPPSPDTPTEAGEPSREVGNIYRWVKHEPLSYTAEDEEDDEDEEEGGRNGDQDHQHHNHHHKAGEESEDRYRRAGCDGEDEKSGSGSEETGSSEGRPSPTGAMGRFHLPYEPESFGDNLYVCIPCDKGFPSSEQLNAHVETHTEEELYSGGEMGSSNSNPKNNSSNSNGNGNLGSLSYLEGKSSQSLTPGVLGEIIRPYRCNSCEKSYKDPATLRQHEKTHWLTRPYPCSICGKKFTQRGTMTRHMRSHLGLKPFACDHCGMRFTRQYRLTEHMRIHSGEKPYECQVCGGKFAQQRNLISHMKMHSSGGGGGVLTADGKLKLDFSEGIYPLSKYAAEHLGLKQEKASELLVEHAMESLFPLSKLAAEHLRLNHHDKMDVLGIQALPPPPGSLSDSHSRIIDRYSPS, translated from the coding sequence ATGCTCCATGCCATGGAAGTCCCAAGTCATGCTAGGCACCTCCTCCTGCAACTCAACACCCAGCGCACCAAGGGCTTCCTGTGTGATGTCATCATCGTGGTGCAGAACGCGTTGTTCCGAGCCCACAAGAACATTCTGGCCGCCAGCAGCCTCTACCTGAAGTCCCTGGTCGTCCATGACAACCTCATCAACCTAGACCATGAGATGGTGAGTCCCGGGGTGTTCCGGGTCATTCTAGACTACATCTACACGGGCCGCCTGACCGAAGGAGACCCCAGCTCCCCAACAGAGCCCAACCTGGGGGCCGTGCTGGCTGCAGCTAGCTATCTGCAGCTACTGGACTTAGTGGCGTTGTGTAAGAAGAAGCTGAGGAGAAATGAGAAGTACCCTCTCCGCCCCACTCCTGCCTTTTTGCGCTATGGGAAGATGGGGCCCAATAGTTTGGGTTTAGGGGGAGGGGGCAGGTATCGGGTGTCCACCCCTGTTATTCAGTCCTGCTACCCAGGTGGAGTTGGGAACACCCACACGCCCCGAGCCCCACCGTTAGAGGAGCTGTCGCTGCACCCCCATGCCACACATGCAGGGGAGTTGTATGCCCCCACCTCTTCACAGGGCCCTCAGGTGTTCCCCTCCACACCCTCAGCCCTGCCTGCCCAGCCCAGCCTGCGCCCAGCTCACTCTGACAGGAACTGCTCCCCCATCTATGGCCTGGACCTCTCCAAGAAGAGTCCCAACTCCCAGTCCCAGAACACGCCCTCCCACCCCCACCTGGCTCATGCCCTGCCCCACAACGATGAGGATCGGGAGGGGGGGCTGAGCAGCCGCACTAGCCCAATGCTGGGGGCCAACGGCGGGGCCTACCCCACAGAAAAGATGGAAACAGCTGATCAggctgggtctctccctcttcacTCCTACCCCCACCTCAACCAGCCCCTCGGGCCCCACCTGCCCCACCTCCACCGCTCCAGCTCCCAAGGTCCAGACCACTACCCCTGCCCCCCCAGCCCCGACACCCCCACAGAGGCTGGAGAGCCCAGCAGGGAGGTGGGCAACATCTACCGCTGGGTGAAGCATGAGCCACTGTCATACACAGCTGAAGATGAAGAAGATGACGAAGATGAGGAGGAAGGGGGTCGAAACGGAGACCAGGACCACCAGCATCACAACCACCATCATAAGGCAGGGGAGGAAAGCGAGGATCGCTACCGTAGGGCGGGTTGTGACGGGGAGGATGAGAAGAGTGGGTCAGGCAGTGAGGAGACAGGCAGTAGTGAGGGTCGACCATCACCCACAGGGGCCATGGGAAGGTTCCACCTACCCTACGAGCCTGAGAGCTTTGGGGACAACCTGTACGTGTGCATCCCCTGTGACAAGGGCTTCCCTAGCTCTGAGCAGCTCAACGCCCATGTAGAGACCCACACAGAGGAGGAGCTGTACTCTGGAGGGGAGATGGGTAGCAGCAACAGCAACCCCAaaaacaacagcagcaacagcaacggTAATGGCAACCTGGGCAGCCTGTCCTACCTGGAGGGGAAGTCCAGCCAGAGCCTGACGCCTGGGGTCCTGGGGGAGATCATCAGACCCTATCGCTGTAACTCCTGTGAGAAGTCCTACAAGGACCCGGCCACGCTGCGCCAGCACGAGAAGACCCACTGGCTCACAAGGCCCTACCCCTGCAGCATCTGTGGCAAGAAGTTCACCCAGCGCGGCACCATGACCCGCCACATGCGCAGCCACCTGGGACTCAAGCCCTTTGCATGCGACCACTGCGGCATGCGCTTCACCCGCCAGTACCGCCTCACAGAGCACATGCGCATCCACTCCGGGGAGAAGCCCTATGAGTGTCAGGTGTGCGGGGGGAAGTTCGCCCAGCAGCGCAACCTCATCAGCCACATGAAGATGCACAGCAGTGGGGGGGGCGGAGGGGTTCTGACGGCCGACGGAAAGCTAAAGCTAGACTTTTCGGAGGGGATCTACCCCCTGAGTAAATACGCAGCAGAGCACCTGGGGCTGAAGCAGGAGAAGGCCTCAGAGCTACTGGTAGAGCATGCCATGGAGAGCCTGTTCCCGCTGTCCAAACTGGCAGCAGAACACCTGCGCCTCAACCACCATGACAAGATGGATGTCCTGGGGATCCAGGCCCTGCCCCCTCCCCCAGGGTCCCTCTCTGACTCCCACTCCCGTATCATTGACCGCTACTCCCCCAGCTAA